The proteins below are encoded in one region of Oncorhynchus gorbuscha isolate QuinsamMale2020 ecotype Even-year linkage group LG01, OgorEven_v1.0, whole genome shotgun sequence:
- the LOC124031318 gene encoding oligodendrocyte transcription factor 2-like yields MDSGTSRVSSRPSSPDVHDMFLHAMKKHMAGFSGTVSSTQSDSPPEIPADMRSLSDDDDDITLKMLSKKDRKLLSENELQGMRLKINSRERKRMHDLNIAMDGLREVMPYAHGPSVRKLSKIATLLLARNYILMLSNSLEEMKRLVSEFYGSGHHSSFHPSACGTMAHTGPLPGHPAVSHASHPVHHPLLPPAVSTVASLSTTGLTSIRPHHGLLKAPSAVPAPLGSSFHHWGAGMPCPCSMCQVPPHVSGMSAVTMSRLTSDSK; encoded by the coding sequence ATGGACTCCGGTACCAGCCGAGTGTCTAGCCGACCTTCCTCTCCCGATGTGCACGATATGTTCCTGCATGCGATGAAGAAGCACATGGCGGGTTTCTCCGGTACTGTCTCGTCCACACAGAGCGACTCTCCACCGGAGATACCAGCGGACATGCGGAGCCTGTCGGATGACGATGATGACATTACCCTGAAAATGCTGTCAAAGAAGGACCGTAAACTGCTCTCAGAGAACGAGCTGCAGGGGATGCGGCTGAAAATCAACAGTCGCGAGCGGAAGAGGATGCACGACCTCAACATCGCCATGGACGGTCTCCGGGAGGTTATGCCTTACGCGCACGGGCCCTCGGTGCGCAAACTCTCCAAAATCGCTACTCTCCTCCTGGCGAGAAACTACATCCTGATGCTGAGCAACTCgctggaggagatgaagaggctTGTCAGTGAGTTCTACGGCAGCGGCCACCACAGCAGCTTCCACCCCTCCGCATGTGGTACAATGGCGCACACTGGGCCCCTGCCTGGTCATCCGGCCGTTTCCCACGCCTCCCACCCGGTGCACCATCCACTTCTTCCCCCGGCAGTCTCCACGgttgcctctctctctacaacgGGTCTCACCTCGATCAGACCCCACCATGGACTCCTGAAGGCGCCCTCCGCCGTCCCGGCCCCCCTGGGTAGCAGTTTCCATCACTGGGGCGCGGGAATGCCCTGTCCATGCAGCATGTGCCAGGTGCCACCACATGTTTCCGGCATGAGCGCTGTCACAATGTCCAGGCTGACGAGTGACTCCAAATGA